A window of Pseudomonas denitrificans (nom. rej.) genomic DNA:
GGTGCCGCCGGCCGCCGCCATCGGCATGCGGGTGATGGACAGCCTGCGCCCGCTGCTGGGCCGCGACCGCGTGCAGGACTGGCTCAAGCAGCAAGTGGACAAGCGAGTCCATGGCCCCAACGAACTGGCCCGCAGCAAGCTGCGCACCTGGGTCTGGGGCGAAGTGCGCAACGCCCGTGGCGAACGCCGCACCGCACGGCTGGAAACGGCCAACGGCTACGACGTGACCATCCACGGCGTGCTCTTCGCGGTGCGCCACCTGCTGGCCAACCCCAACACGGTCGGCTACTTCACTCCGTCGAAACTCTTCGGCGCGCGCTGCATCGAGCAGTTGCCGGGCAGCGGCAGCATCGTCATTCGCGGCTGATCGGCACCATGAGCCCCGGCGCCTTCGCCAGCAGGTGCCGGGTCAGCGCGGCGAGCAATTCGCCGCCGTTGCGCCAGTGGTGCCAGTAAAGCGGCACGTCGATCACCTGCCCCGGCAGCATGTCCACCAGCTCGCCGCGCTCCAGTTCGCCGCGCACCTGTTGCTCCGGCACCAGACCCCAGCCGAGGCCGCCGCTGGTCATGCGCACGAAGCCTTCGGAAGACGGACACAGGTGGTAGCTGAAGTGGCCGTCGACGCCGAGGTCCTTCAGGTAGCGGTGCTGCAGTTGATCGTCCGGGCCGTAGACGATGGCCGGGGCGCGGACCAATCCGGCAGGCGTCACGCCCCTCGGGAAGTGCCGGGCGATGAATTCCGGGCTGGCCAGCCCGCGATAGCGCATGGCGCCCAGCGGCTCGCAGCGCCCGCCGGCCACCGGGCGCGGACTGGCGCAAACGCAGCCGGCCACCTCGCCAGCGCGCATGCGCTTGAGGCCGACCTCCTGATCCTCGACCACCAGGTCCAGCAGCACGTGGCGCTCGCCGCAGAAATCGCCGACCGCATGGGCCCACCAGGTGGCCAGGCTGTCGGCGTTCAGCGCCAGGCGCAGGCGCTCGGGTGCCGCGCCGTCGTCCAGGGCGGGAACCCATTGCTGCAGATCGCCCTCCAGCAGCCGCACCTGCTGCACATGGTTGAGCAGGCGTTGACCGAGATCGGTCGGTTGCGGCCGCGCCGCGCGCACCAGCACCGGCTGGCCGACCCGCGCTTCAAGCAGCTTGATGCGCTGGGAAATGGCCGACTGCGATAGCCCCAGCACCTGGGCGCCGCGCTCGAAACCGCCCTGCTCCACCACGGCAGCCAGGGCGGCAAGCAGCTTGTAGTCGAACATGATCAGTTTCCCTAATGAGATATCAGCAGTATTGGTTTTTCTTATACAGGCCAAAGCCGGACAATCGCCAGCATTCCCACTCTTTATGGATTGCCCACCATGGCTGGCGAAACCTCCCTGGCCGCGCTGCTGCGCGACATGACCCCGGTGCTCAACGACGGCGAGTACGTCTTCTGCACCCTGCCCGACGGCCAATTGCCAGCCGGACTGCAACCGCTGGGCAGCTTTCGCGAAAGCGAGGGGCTGACGCTGATCCTGTCGCGCGCCGAAGCCGAACAAGCCGGGCTGTCCTTCGACTACGTCGCCGCCTGGCTGACCCTGGAAGTGCACTCGGCGCTGCAGGCGGTCGGTCTCACCGCCGCCGTGGCCGGCGCCCTTGCCAGGGCCGGAATCAGCTGCAACGTGATCGCCGCCTGGTATCACGACCACCTGTTCGTCGCCTACGCCGACGGCCCGCGAGCGCTGGACGTGCTGCGCGCCCTCGCCCGCAACCCGGAAGGAGCCTGAATCATGTGGCAGAGCTACCTCAACGGTGTACTGGTCGCCGCCGGCCTGATCATCGCCATCGGCGCGCAGAACGCCTTCGTCCTCGCCCAGAGCCTGCGCCGCGAACATCACCTGTCAGTGGCCGCGCTGTGCGTGCTGTGCGACGCCATCCTGGTCAGCGCCGGGGTGTTCGGCCTGGCCAAGGTCCTCGCCGAGAACCCGACGCTGCTGGCCATCGCGCGCTGGGGCGGCGTCACCTTCCTGGTCTGGTACGGCCTCAAGGCACTGCGTCGTGCAGTCGCACCCGAAGCCATGACCGACGCCCAGGAAACCGGCCCGCGCTCGCGCCGCACCGTGCTCATGGCAGCGCTGGCGGTGACCCTGCTCAACCCCCATGTGTACCTCGACACCGTGCTGCTGATCGGCTCACTCGGCGCCCAGCAGGCAGCGCCCGGCGCCTACGCCATGGGCGCCGCCAGCGCCTCGCTGCTGTGGTTCTTCACCCTGGCCTTCGGCGCCGCGTGGCTTGCGCCATGGCTGGCGCGGCCGGCCACCTGGCGCCTGGTGGACCTGATGGTCGCGGTGATGATGCTGGGCATGGCCGCGCAACTGGTGTTCGCCAGCTGATCTCCGGCCCGCCGAAGGAAGCTTTTCGAACGACGTTCCGTCATCCCGGTCTGTGCATAGTGAGCGTCGCGCTCCGACGCAAGCCGCTATGCAGGGCCTTTGCCCCTACAGTTGCTGCGTGGATATGCCGCAGGTCGGGTGCTATGATCGGACCTTCGTGGCGCCGGCGGGCTCTGAGCCTTCCGGACGCAACTGGCGCGCTGCCTGCCCCTTGATGGGGCGCATTGCAGCTACGCCCGGATGCCGCGACAAACATCGAACCGGCCCCGTGTACCGGTCGCGCGCACGTCGCGCTAGCCCAGACTGAGTGAGATAGGAGAGAGACCATGGCTTTCGAATTGCCGCCGCTGCCTTACGCGAAGAACGCCCTTGAGCCGCACATTTCCGCGGAAACCCTGGAATTCCACCACGACAAGCACCACAACACCTACGTCGTGAACCTGAACAACCTGGTTCCGGGTACCGAGTTCGAAGGCAAGAGCCTGGAAGACATCGTCAAGACCTCTTCCGGCGGCATCTTCAACAACGCCGCCCAGGTGTGGAACCACACCTTCTACT
This region includes:
- a CDS encoding ACT domain-containing protein: MAGETSLAALLRDMTPVLNDGEYVFCTLPDGQLPAGLQPLGSFRESEGLTLILSRAEAEQAGLSFDYVAAWLTLEVHSALQAVGLTAAVAGALARAGISCNVIAAWYHDHLFVAYADGPRALDVLRALARNPEGA
- a CDS encoding LysR family transcriptional regulator ArgP, yielding MIMFDYKLLAALAAVVEQGGFERGAQVLGLSQSAISQRIKLLEARVGQPVLVRAARPQPTDLGQRLLNHVQQVRLLEGDLQQWVPALDDGAAPERLRLALNADSLATWWAHAVGDFCGERHVLLDLVVEDQEVGLKRMRAGEVAGCVCASPRPVAGGRCEPLGAMRYRGLASPEFIARHFPRGVTPAGLVRAPAIVYGPDDQLQHRYLKDLGVDGHFSYHLCPSSEGFVRMTSGGLGWGLVPEQQVRGELERGELVDMLPGQVIDVPLYWHHWRNGGELLAALTRHLLAKAPGLMVPISRE
- a CDS encoding LysE/ArgO family amino acid transporter, with protein sequence MWQSYLNGVLVAAGLIIAIGAQNAFVLAQSLRREHHLSVAALCVLCDAILVSAGVFGLAKVLAENPTLLAIARWGGVTFLVWYGLKALRRAVAPEAMTDAQETGPRSRRTVLMAALAVTLLNPHVYLDTVLLIGSLGAQQAAPGAYAMGAASASLLWFFTLAFGAAWLAPWLARPATWRLVDLMVAVMMLGMAAQLVFAS